One part of the Methyloterricola oryzae genome encodes these proteins:
- the rsxA gene encoding electron transport complex subunit RsxA, which produces MKDYLLILVSTTLVNNFVLVKFLGLCPFMGVSRKLETAMGMGLATTFVLTLSSVTSYLANHYLLVPLGLEYLRTITFIVVIAVVVQFTEMVVRKTSPLLYQVLGIFLPLITTNCAVLGVALLNVQSQHGFIESFLYGFGAATGFTLVLVLFASVRERVDVSDVPAPFRGNAIALITAGLISMAFMGFSGLVKG; this is translated from the coding sequence ATGAAAGACTACCTGCTCATACTGGTCAGCACCACGCTGGTCAATAACTTCGTATTGGTGAAGTTTCTGGGACTGTGCCCGTTCATGGGCGTGTCCCGCAAACTGGAAACCGCCATGGGCATGGGCCTGGCGACCACCTTCGTGCTGACCCTGTCTTCGGTCACCAGCTACCTGGCCAACCATTATCTCCTGGTGCCTCTGGGGCTGGAGTACCTGCGGACCATCACCTTCATCGTGGTGATCGCGGTGGTGGTGCAGTTCACGGAGATGGTGGTGCGCAAGACCAGCCCCCTGCTCTACCAGGTGCTGGGAATTTTCCTGCCCCTGATCACCACCAATTGCGCCGTGCTGGGCGTCGCCCTGCTGAATGTGCAGTCGCAGCATGGATTTATCGAGTCCTTCCTCTACGGCTTCGGCGCCGCCACGGGCTTCACCCTGGTGCTGGTGCTGTTTGCCTCGGTGCGCGAGCGGGTGGACGTATCGGACGTGCCGGCGCCCTTCCGCGGCAACGCCATCGCGCTCATCACCGCGGGATTGATATCCATGGCGTTCATGGGCTTTTCCGGCCTGGTCAAAGGTTAG
- the rsxB gene encoding electron transport complex subunit RsxB encodes MLAFLAVCAVFSVFGLVLGYSAIRFKVEGDPLVDKIDAILPQTQCGQCSFPGCRPYAEAIARGEADINQCPPGGEEGVKALAELLGVEPKPLSAEHGVEKAPAVAVIDENTCIGCTLCIQACPVDAILGAAKQMHTVIASECTGCELCVKPCPVDCIAMVPIEENLATWAWPKPGKRPH; translated from the coding sequence ATGCTGGCGTTTCTGGCGGTGTGTGCAGTCTTTTCCGTCTTCGGCCTGGTGCTGGGTTATTCCGCCATCCGCTTCAAGGTGGAAGGCGATCCGCTGGTGGACAAGATCGACGCCATCCTGCCTCAAACCCAATGCGGCCAGTGCAGTTTCCCCGGTTGCCGGCCTTACGCCGAGGCCATCGCGCGGGGTGAGGCGGACATCAACCAGTGCCCGCCCGGCGGCGAGGAAGGCGTCAAGGCCCTGGCGGAATTGCTCGGCGTGGAGCCCAAGCCGCTGAGCGCCGAACATGGCGTGGAGAAGGCGCCCGCCGTCGCGGTCATCGATGAGAACACCTGTATCGGTTGCACCCTCTGCATCCAGGCCTGTCCGGTGGACGCCATCCTGGGCGCCGCCAAGCAGATGCACACAGTCATCGCATCCGAATGCACCGGCTGCGAACTGTGCGTGAAGCCCTGTCCCGTTGACTGCATCGCCATGGTGCCCATCGAGGAAAACCTCGCCACCTGGGCCTGGCCCAAGCCCGGGAAACGGCCACACTGA
- the rsxC gene encoding electron transport complex subunit RsxC, with amino-acid sequence MFKLWQFGGGVHLDTHKTESTGRPLRDAGLPEHLILPLQQRGTSTAKPVVAPGERVLRGQLLARDENPLNPPIHASTSGIVKAIEDLPLPHPSGLPGPCLVIEVDGEDEGLAQEPMEDVRDLPVEELRRRIHEAGIVGLGGAAFPAAVKVDPGARRRIDTLVLNGAECEPYITCDDSLMRHYPDDVLGGAEILLHILGAERCLLGIEDDMPEAIAALEAAKASGGYERIEIVPVPAVYPTGGEKQLIKVLTGREVPAGGIPADAGIVCQNVGTAAAIHRALVHGESLTSRIVTVTGPGVRKPQNLMVRIGTPIAHLIAQCGGYTEHAQRLILGGPMMGLALPSDELPIIKAANCVLVAGSELVTGEKQALPCIRCGECATTCPVNLLPQQLYWYSRADNLDRAVEHHLADCIECGCCDFVCPSHIPLVQYFRAAKAQVTARQRERDKAAHAKTRFEFREQRKEREKLEKAESARRKKELLERVQNDAS; translated from the coding sequence ATGTTCAAGCTCTGGCAATTCGGCGGCGGTGTACACCTGGATACCCACAAGACGGAATCCACCGGCAGGCCCTTGCGCGATGCCGGCCTACCCGAACACCTGATTCTGCCTTTGCAGCAGCGCGGAACGAGCACGGCCAAGCCGGTCGTGGCGCCGGGCGAGCGGGTGCTGAGGGGCCAGTTGCTGGCCCGGGACGAAAACCCGCTCAATCCACCCATTCACGCCTCGACGTCGGGCATTGTGAAGGCTATCGAAGACCTGCCCCTGCCCCATCCCTCGGGCTTGCCCGGTCCCTGCCTGGTGATCGAGGTGGACGGCGAGGACGAGGGCCTTGCGCAGGAGCCGATGGAAGACGTCCGTGACCTGCCCGTCGAGGAACTGCGCCGGCGTATCCATGAAGCCGGCATCGTCGGTTTGGGCGGCGCGGCCTTCCCGGCGGCAGTCAAGGTCGATCCCGGCGCGCGCCGGCGGATCGACACCCTGGTGCTCAACGGCGCCGAGTGCGAGCCTTACATCACCTGCGACGACAGCCTGATGCGCCATTACCCTGACGATGTGCTGGGCGGCGCGGAGATCCTGCTGCATATCCTGGGGGCGGAACGCTGTCTGCTGGGCATCGAGGACGACATGCCGGAAGCCATCGCCGCGCTCGAAGCGGCCAAGGCAAGCGGCGGCTACGAGCGCATCGAGATCGTGCCGGTGCCGGCGGTGTATCCCACCGGTGGCGAGAAGCAACTCATCAAGGTGCTTACGGGGCGCGAAGTTCCAGCTGGCGGGATTCCTGCCGATGCCGGCATCGTCTGCCAGAACGTGGGCACCGCCGCGGCGATCCACCGTGCCCTGGTTCACGGAGAGTCCCTCACCTCCCGCATCGTCACCGTCACCGGACCCGGCGTTCGGAAACCGCAGAATCTGATGGTGCGTATCGGCACGCCCATCGCGCACCTCATCGCCCAGTGCGGCGGCTACACCGAACATGCCCAGCGGCTGATCCTCGGAGGCCCGATGATGGGGCTCGCGCTGCCCAGCGACGAACTGCCCATCATCAAGGCCGCCAACTGCGTGTTGGTGGCCGGATCCGAACTGGTAACGGGCGAGAAGCAGGCCTTGCCCTGCATCCGCTGCGGCGAGTGCGCGACGACCTGCCCGGTGAATCTCTTGCCCCAGCAACTGTACTGGTACAGTCGCGCCGACAATCTGGACCGCGCCGTCGAACACCATTTGGCCGACTGCATCGAATGCGGCTGCTGCGATTTCGTCTGTCCCAGCCATATTCCGCTGGTGCAGTATTTCCGCGCGGCCAAGGCACAGGTGACGGCTCGCCAGCGTGAGCGCGACAAGGCCGCCCACGCCAAGACACGCTTCGAATTCCGCGAACAGCGCAAGGAGCGGGAGAAATTGGAAAAGGCCGAAAGCGCCCGGCGCAAGAAGGAACTATTGGAACGGGTCCAGAACGATGCATCCTGA
- the rsxD gene encoding electron transport complex subunit RsxD has translation MRFDTAPSPHLPPANSVSRLMLLVLLALVPGILMQWWQFGPGVLINIGIAVVVAELAEAAVLSLRRRPLKPFLSDGSAALTAVLLAVALPPLSPAWMTAFGTLFALIFGKHLYGGLGYNPFNPAMVGYAVLLISFPRHMTAWMPPADLLPQAPGFGDTLALIFQRENAPVFDGLAQATPLDTLKTQLGLARGVDEIQSVARIFDAIGGKGWQWVNLGYLAGGLWLLRRGLIGWQIPAGFLVTLFAAAMLGFLFDPALHPTPLFHLFSGATMLGAFFIATDPVSAATTPRGRLLYGAGIGLLVFVIRSWGGYPDGVAFAVLLLNLAAPAIDYYTQPRVYGHGS, from the coding sequence ATGCGCTTTGACACCGCCCCCTCGCCCCACCTGCCGCCGGCCAACTCTGTCAGCCGCTTGATGCTGCTGGTGCTGCTGGCACTGGTTCCCGGCATCCTGATGCAATGGTGGCAGTTCGGTCCGGGCGTGCTGATCAACATCGGGATCGCCGTCGTGGTCGCCGAACTGGCCGAGGCGGCTGTTTTATCGCTCAGACGGCGTCCCCTGAAACCCTTCCTCAGCGACGGCAGCGCCGCGCTGACGGCGGTCCTGCTCGCCGTGGCCCTGCCGCCGCTTTCGCCCGCCTGGATGACCGCCTTCGGCACCCTGTTTGCCCTGATCTTTGGCAAGCACCTCTACGGCGGGCTCGGCTATAACCCTTTCAACCCGGCCATGGTGGGCTATGCCGTGCTGCTGATCTCCTTTCCCCGGCACATGACGGCGTGGATGCCACCAGCCGACCTGCTGCCCCAGGCCCCAGGTTTCGGAGACACGCTGGCCCTGATCTTCCAGCGCGAGAACGCGCCTGTCTTCGATGGGCTGGCCCAGGCCACGCCGCTGGATACCTTGAAGACGCAGTTGGGACTCGCACGAGGCGTGGACGAGATCCAGTCTGTCGCGCGCATTTTCGACGCCATCGGCGGCAAGGGCTGGCAGTGGGTCAACCTGGGCTATCTGGCGGGTGGGCTCTGGCTGCTGCGGCGGGGCCTGATCGGCTGGCAGATTCCGGCGGGCTTTCTCGTTACCCTGTTCGCCGCGGCGATGCTGGGTTTTCTCTTTGACCCCGCCCTGCATCCGACGCCCTTGTTCCATCTCTTCAGCGGCGCCACCATGCTCGGGGCCTTCTTCATCGCCACGGACCCCGTCAGCGCCGCCACCACGCCGCGCGGCCGCCTCCTCTATGGCGCCGGGATCGGACTGCTGGTCTTTGTCATACGCAGTTGGGGCGGTTATCCGGACGGCGTGGCCTTTGCCGTGCTGCTGCTCAACCTGGCGGCACCCGCCATCGATTACTACACCCAGCCCCGGGTATACGGACACGGCTCATGA
- the rsxG gene encoding electron transport complex subunit RsxG codes for MMTRRSAILAAAGILGLFSIAGTGLVTLAQHGTAGRIAENQRQTLLHTLQAVLPPQRYDNDILADVTHVSSPELDPRRPVAVYRARQQGAPVAAVLEATAPDGYSGEIRLLVAIKASGELAGVRVLSHKETPGLGDPIEDNKSDWILRFTGLSLQNPSYGQWKVKRDGGAFDQFTGATITPRAVVKAVFRALQYFDTHKTELFDAESTGPGAAE; via the coding sequence ATGATGACACGTCGCAGCGCCATTCTGGCCGCCGCCGGTATCCTCGGCCTGTTCTCGATTGCGGGCACCGGCCTGGTCACCCTGGCACAACACGGCACCGCCGGGCGGATCGCCGAAAACCAGCGGCAAACCCTGCTGCATACCCTGCAGGCGGTGCTTCCGCCACAACGCTATGACAACGACATTCTCGCCGACGTCACGCATGTCAGCAGCCCCGAACTGGACCCGCGCCGGCCTGTGGCCGTTTACCGCGCACGCCAGCAGGGAGCGCCGGTGGCGGCCGTGCTGGAGGCCACCGCGCCGGACGGCTACAGCGGCGAAATCCGCCTGCTGGTGGCGATCAAGGCCAGCGGCGAACTGGCGGGCGTGCGGGTACTGAGTCACAAGGAGACGCCGGGACTGGGCGATCCCATCGAAGATAACAAGTCCGATTGGATTCTGCGCTTTACCGGCCTCTCCCTGCAGAACCCCAGCTACGGTCAATGGAAGGTGAAGCGGGACGGCGGTGCTTTCGACCAGTTCACCGGCGCCACCATCACCCCGCGCGCCGTGGTCAAAGCCGTCTTCAGGGCACTGCAGTATTTCGACACTCACAAAACTGAGCTGTTCGACGCTGAATCCACCGGACCCGGCGCCGCCGAGTAA
- a CDS encoding MBOAT family O-acyltransferase, protein MLFNSAEYALFLPIVFFAYVVSGLISLRAQNIVLIVAGYVFYGWWDWRFLSLIVLTSIIDFAAGYGMDVTPDGKARRWMMFSSLAANLGILGFFKYYNFFISSFVDAFAGIGISVNVPSLNVILPIGISFYTFQSLTYTIDIYQRKLRATRDPVVFMAYVAFFPQLLAGPIERAVHMLPQFSNPRHITPQGFASGLRQITWGLFCKLVVADNCAVIVNRIFEQPAPIQGSLIFVAAFFFAFQIYGDFSGYSHIACGSARLLGFELMQNFATPYFSQSMPEFWRRWHISLSSWFRDYVYIPLGGNRGTRLRQAGNILTTFTVSGLWHGASWTFVIWGFLNGLFCLPRLFIGEPLGRFVASGRWPVRLATVTFRMGITFLLTLVAWIFFRAKTVGQAYDAIASLVSPTLLTDPTASLRALGLLSTTLYAGLGVASLLALEWVQRDKAYALDIETRPATLRWAAYAAMVGMIVTLRYTGQTLDFIYFQF, encoded by the coding sequence ATGCTATTCAACTCTGCGGAATACGCCCTTTTTCTGCCCATCGTCTTCTTCGCCTACGTGGTTTCGGGCCTTATCTCACTGCGCGCGCAGAATATCGTCCTGATCGTTGCAGGCTATGTGTTTTATGGCTGGTGGGACTGGCGGTTTCTGTCCCTGATCGTGCTGACCTCGATCATCGATTTCGCTGCAGGCTATGGCATGGATGTGACCCCTGATGGCAAGGCCCGGCGATGGATGATGTTTTCCAGTCTCGCGGCCAACTTGGGCATCCTGGGGTTCTTCAAGTACTACAACTTTTTCATCAGTTCCTTCGTGGATGCTTTCGCCGGCATCGGCATCAGCGTGAACGTGCCCTCGCTCAATGTCATCCTGCCGATTGGCATTAGCTTCTATACGTTCCAGTCGTTGACCTACACCATCGATATCTATCAGCGAAAACTGCGCGCCACCCGCGACCCGGTGGTCTTCATGGCCTACGTGGCCTTCTTCCCGCAACTTCTGGCGGGTCCGATCGAGCGTGCCGTGCATATGCTGCCGCAGTTCAGCAACCCGAGGCACATCACGCCGCAAGGCTTTGCCAGTGGGCTGCGCCAGATCACCTGGGGCCTGTTCTGCAAACTGGTGGTCGCGGACAACTGTGCCGTCATCGTCAACCGGATTTTCGAACAGCCCGCCCCGATCCAAGGAAGCCTGATCTTCGTCGCGGCGTTTTTTTTCGCTTTCCAGATCTATGGCGATTTTTCCGGCTACTCGCATATCGCCTGTGGCAGCGCGCGGCTGCTGGGTTTCGAACTGATGCAGAACTTTGCCACGCCCTATTTTTCCCAGAGCATGCCGGAATTCTGGCGGCGATGGCACATCTCGCTATCATCCTGGTTCCGCGACTACGTCTACATTCCCCTGGGCGGCAACCGCGGCACGCGCCTTAGGCAGGCTGGCAACATTCTGACCACCTTCACCGTAAGCGGACTGTGGCACGGGGCTAGCTGGACTTTCGTCATCTGGGGCTTCCTCAATGGCCTTTTCTGTCTGCCGCGCTTGTTCATCGGCGAACCGCTGGGCCGTTTTGTGGCCTCAGGCCGGTGGCCGGTCCGCCTGGCGACTGTGACCTTCCGCATGGGAATCACCTTTCTGCTGACCCTCGTAGCCTGGATCTTCTTCCGGGCAAAGACCGTCGGGCAGGCCTACGACGCCATCGCCAGCCTGGTGTCCCCGACTCTGCTTACCGACCCCACAGCCAGCCTGCGTGCCTTGGGCCTGCTGAGTACCACTCTCTACGCAGGGCTCGGTGTCGCTTCCCTGCTGGCCCTTGAGTGGGTGCAGCGCGACAAGGCCTACGCCCTGGATATCGAGACCCGGCCCGCCACGCTGCGCTGGGCGGCCTATGCGGCGATGGTCGGCATGATCGTTACCCTGCGATATACCGGCCAGACATTGGACTTCATCTACTTCCAGTTCTGA
- a CDS encoding electron transport complex subunit E: protein MLHNRLTLPVLNRYRQLALDGLWKNNQALVALLGLCPLLAVSNSVVNSLGLGLATTVALVFSNTIVSLIRNYVSNEVRLPVFVLVIAANVTVIELLMNAFFHDLHKILGIFIPLIVTNCAIIGRAEAFASKNPVDRALADGLFMGLGFSCALVALGALREAIGTGTLFARADLMFGDSAKQWTIQLFDDYGGFLLAVLPPGAFIGLGLLIAIKNLVDARAARNMATSPASHAATHLSQPTA from the coding sequence ATGTTGCATAACCGTTTGACTCTTCCTGTTCTCAACCGCTACCGACAGCTTGCGCTGGACGGCCTGTGGAAAAACAACCAGGCCTTGGTTGCACTGCTCGGCCTGTGCCCCTTGCTGGCGGTGAGCAATTCCGTGGTGAACAGCCTCGGCCTGGGCCTGGCAACCACGGTGGCGCTGGTGTTCTCCAACACCATCGTGTCCCTGATCCGAAACTATGTGTCCAACGAGGTACGCCTGCCGGTATTCGTGCTGGTGATCGCCGCCAATGTGACCGTCATCGAACTGCTGATGAATGCCTTCTTCCACGATCTGCACAAGATCCTCGGCATTTTCATACCCCTGATCGTCACCAACTGCGCCATCATCGGCCGCGCCGAGGCCTTTGCCTCTAAAAATCCCGTGGACCGCGCCCTGGCCGATGGCCTGTTCATGGGGCTGGGTTTTTCCTGCGCCCTGGTGGCGCTGGGGGCGCTGCGCGAGGCCATCGGCACGGGCACGCTGTTCGCCCGCGCCGACCTAATGTTCGGAGACTCCGCCAAGCAATGGACCATCCAGTTGTTCGACGACTATGGCGGCTTCCTGCTTGCGGTCTTGCCACCCGGCGCCTTCATCGGTCTGGGGCTGCTGATCGCCATCAAGAACCTGGTGGACGCCCGGGCGGCACGAAACATGGCCACCTCACCGGCTTCCCATGCGGCAACCCATTTGTCACAGCCCACCGCGTGA
- the nth gene encoding endonuclease III: MNAAKRQDIFDRLAAAIPEPTTELEYSTPFELLVAVVLSAQATDKGVNKATAKLFPVASTPQAILQLGEEGLRGFIKTIGLFNSKAKNIIQLCQDLLQRHGGEVPSTRAELEALPGVGRKTANVILNTAFGQHTIAVDTHIFRVANRTGLAPGKNVLEVEKKLDRHVPKQHKKDAHHLLILHGRYTCIARKPRCGSCVIADLCEFQDKTED, translated from the coding sequence ATGAACGCCGCCAAGCGCCAGGACATCTTCGATCGGCTCGCCGCCGCCATCCCGGAACCGACCACCGAACTGGAATATTCCACGCCCTTCGAACTGCTGGTAGCCGTCGTGCTTTCCGCCCAGGCAACCGACAAGGGAGTCAACAAAGCCACCGCGAAACTCTTCCCCGTCGCCAGCACGCCGCAGGCCATACTGCAACTCGGTGAGGAAGGGCTGCGCGGATTCATCAAGACCATCGGCCTGTTCAACAGCAAGGCCAAGAACATCATCCAGCTGTGCCAGGACCTGCTGCAGCGGCATGGCGGCGAGGTCCCCAGCACCCGCGCGGAACTTGAAGCCTTGCCCGGCGTAGGCCGCAAGACCGCCAATGTGATCCTGAACACCGCGTTCGGCCAGCACACCATCGCCGTAGACACGCACATCTTCCGGGTCGCCAACCGCACCGGCCTGGCGCCGGGAAAAAACGTGCTGGAAGTCGAGAAAAAGCTCGACCGGCATGTCCCCAAGCAGCACAAGAAAGACGCACACCACCTGCTCATCCTGCATGGGCGCTACACCTGCATCGCCCGCAAGCCACGCTGCGGGAGCTGCGTGATCGCCGATCTGTGCGAATTCCAGGATAAGACCGAAGACTGA